Sequence from the Paenibacillus tundrae genome:
ACGCAACAACAAGTGCAGAGGTCTTGCAGCTTTTTCAGTTAGCCATTAGTTTTCTAGTCATTACTTTTCTTAATTATGTATTGAAAATACTAAATGCGTATTACTCCAATAGAGTAACCTGGAACATTTGCGAAGAAATTCGTATTACATGCCTTAATAGAATGAAACATTACGACAAAGCTTTTGAACAAAAATACGGTGTTGGCAAAATAATGGATTACCTCTCAACAGACATTTCGGAAATTAATTATTTTATTACCAGAACATTATTGCCCACAATTATAGATGCGGTTACTATGCTTGCGATTGTTATCGTAGTTGTTAATGAAAGCTTATTTCTAGGCCTGTTCTTTATCACTTACTTTAGTTTTGCAGCCTTTGTTATTTATAGAACACAAAATAAAAAAAGCAATGTGTTGGGCAAAGAAAGAGCTGTTGAATCTGAGATTTCAAGTCTGATCAATGAAATTGTATTAGCAAGGAAGGAAATCAAAGCCATGAACGGAGTTAATGCTTTCACATCCAAGCTTGCTTCTTCTATGGACGGATTATTTCCTTACAAATTAGCTTCGCAAAAGTATATATATACGATTTGGATTATTTCTCTATTTTTTATTTCATTAACTAATGTATTAGCTTTGGGATTAGGCGGGACACTCTATTTCTTTGGGGTTATTTCTCTAGGCACCGTATATTTGGTTTACAACTACAGTCAACAACTCAAGCAACCTCTTGAGTCCATACAGTATCATATCAATAATTATCTACTCGTAAAGCAAGCTATGAGTAGGTTGACTGATATTTTGGAATATCAAAGTAGTGTATCTCAAGGGCATCATCATTTACCTGATGGATTAGTTAGTGTAGCTGTAAAGCAGTTAAAGTTTTCCTACGACGACGACAAGTCCGTACTAGAAAATATTAACTTCACTCTTGAGGCCGGTGAATCTATGGGGATTATCGGTGTCTCTGGCAGTGGGAAAAGTACGCTAAGTTTGTTGCTAACCAAGCAACTACCTTGCCCTAATCATAGTGTGTATATCTCTGGCGTTGATATCAATGAATTAAGTTTGACAGAGGT
This genomic interval carries:
- a CDS encoding ABC transporter ATP-binding protein, with the protein product MAKKLVILPRWFKSLLKQNKLHLCALLLLLIVIGVCETITPIIIQRFIDNATTSAEVLQLFQLAISFLVITFLNYVLKILNAYYSNRVTWNICEEIRITCLNRMKHYDKAFEQKYGVGKIMDYLSTDISEINYFITRTLLPTIIDAVTMLAIVIVVVNESLFLGLFFITYFSFAAFVIYRTQNKKSNVLGKERAVESEISSLINEIVLARKEIKAMNGVNAFTSKLASSMDGLFPYKLASQKYIYTIWIISLFFISLTNVLALGLGGTLYFFGVISLGTVYLVYNYSQQLKQPLESIQYHINNYLLVKQAMSRLTDILEYQSSVSQGHHHLPDGLVSVAVKQLKFSYDDDKSVLENINFTLEAGESMGIIGVSGSGKSTLSLLLTKQLPCPNHSVYISGVDINELSLTEVQRHICLMSINDKLFEGSLKDNLTLFDDRISDHQVLHFIEKYKFKQISPYFKQFEQNELLHKKIDLQELSVGEKQLIYLFRLVFKPKKLMIFDEALSNIDEKIEYYFFDILKEISEDTTLIMISHNVERLRNCNNIIVMEKGKVIANDKAHTVLDRLDRQRYGLHLSGGEA